A genomic segment from Blastococcus sp. PRF04-17 encodes:
- a CDS encoding aldo/keto reductase, whose amino-acid sequence MQVSAIGLGAMPLSTKSDRPGPDDAEAVVHAALDAGVTLIDTADAYSQDEAEFGHNESLVAAALRSYGGDTSSVLVATKGGHTRRGTAWELDGSPAYLRRACEDSLRRLGVDAIGLYQFHRPDPATPWEESMEGLRHLHDDGLVRMLGISNADIAQIDVARSILGDALVSVQNQFSPGWRFSADELAHCASHGLAFIPWSPFGGVSAAGSLDAAAPAFAEVAGELGVSVYQVTLAWHLAQSETVVPIPGASRRESIVDSAAAADLELTDAQLTRLNSPSP is encoded by the coding sequence ATGCAGGTCAGCGCCATCGGGCTGGGCGCCATGCCGCTGTCGACCAAGTCCGACCGGCCCGGCCCCGACGACGCCGAGGCGGTCGTCCACGCGGCGCTCGACGCCGGGGTGACCCTGATCGACACCGCGGACGCCTACTCGCAGGACGAGGCGGAGTTCGGGCACAACGAGTCGCTCGTGGCTGCTGCGCTCCGGTCCTACGGCGGCGACACGTCGTCGGTGCTGGTCGCCACCAAGGGTGGGCACACCCGTCGCGGCACCGCCTGGGAGCTCGACGGGTCGCCGGCCTACCTACGGCGGGCGTGCGAGGACTCCCTGCGGCGCCTCGGCGTGGACGCCATCGGGCTCTACCAGTTCCACCGGCCCGACCCCGCGACCCCGTGGGAGGAGTCGATGGAGGGTCTCCGGCACCTGCACGACGACGGGCTCGTCCGCATGCTCGGCATCTCCAACGCCGACATCGCGCAGATCGACGTCGCCCGGTCGATCCTCGGCGACGCGCTGGTCAGCGTGCAGAACCAGTTCTCGCCGGGCTGGCGGTTCTCGGCCGACGAGCTCGCGCACTGCGCGTCGCACGGCCTGGCGTTCATCCCGTGGAGCCCCTTCGGCGGGGTGTCGGCCGCGGGCTCGCTGGACGCGGCCGCGCCGGCCTTCGCCGAGGTGGCCGGCGAGCTGGGCGTCTCCGTGTACCAGGTGACGCTGGCGTGGCACCTGGCGCAGTCGGAGACCGTCGTCCCCATTCCCGGCGCCTCCCGCCGCGAGTCGATCGTCGACTCCGCGGCTGCCGCGGACCTGGAGCTGACCGACGCCCAGCTCACCCGCCTCAACTCCCCCTCGCCGTGA